The following coding sequences lie in one Phycicoccus duodecadis genomic window:
- a CDS encoding helix-turn-helix transcriptional regulator codes for MRPDTTPAARALITMEAIQDEPGVTAERLAARLGVSTRAVRRYVDILRQAEIPVESTRGPAGGYRLGRGTRLPPLVFSSDEALGLVMAVLDGHHAASDPADPVGVAMAKLLRAMPQRVAEPADVVRRIAAAAPDRGAARPDPATTVALVRARLDGRCVRVHYRSEAEREFTTEVEPWAVVVRHGRWYLLCRSLRSGTVRTYRVDRVQGVDGLDATFRVPDGLDPVESLEEHLAAGWEHPVEVRVDAPLERVEWIPRTMGRLEATPDGRTRLVGTTGNLDGYARDLARLPVPFTVVGGPGLREAVATLARRLADAAR; via the coding sequence GTGCGCCCCGACACCACCCCCGCCGCCCGCGCCCTCATCACGATGGAGGCGATCCAGGACGAGCCGGGCGTCACCGCCGAGCGGCTGGCCGCACGGCTCGGCGTCTCGACGCGCGCCGTCCGGCGCTACGTCGACATCCTGCGGCAGGCCGAGATCCCGGTCGAGTCCACCCGGGGGCCGGCCGGCGGCTACCGGCTGGGACGCGGCACCCGCCTGCCGCCGCTGGTGTTCAGCAGTGACGAGGCGCTGGGGCTGGTGATGGCCGTGCTCGACGGGCACCATGCCGCCTCCGACCCGGCCGACCCCGTGGGCGTGGCGATGGCGAAGCTCCTGCGCGCGATGCCGCAGCGAGTGGCCGAGCCGGCCGACGTCGTCCGTCGCATCGCCGCCGCCGCCCCCGACCGCGGCGCCGCACGACCTGACCCCGCCACCACGGTCGCCCTGGTGCGGGCCCGGCTCGACGGCCGGTGCGTGCGCGTGCACTACCGCTCGGAGGCCGAGCGGGAGTTCACCACCGAGGTCGAGCCCTGGGCCGTGGTCGTGCGTCACGGCCGGTGGTACCTGCTGTGCCGGTCGCTGCGCTCGGGCACGGTGCGCACCTACCGGGTCGACCGGGTGCAGGGTGTCGACGGGCTCGACGCGACCTTCCGGGTCCCCGACGGCCTCGACCCGGTCGAGTCGCTCGAGGAGCACCTGGCCGCGGGGTGGGAGCACCCGGTCGAGGTGCGGGTCGACGCCCCGCTGGAGCGGGTCGAGTGGATCCCCCGCACCATGGGCCGCCTCGAGGCGACTCCCGACGGACGGACCCGTCTGGTGGGGACCACCGGCAACCTCGACGGCTACGCCCGCGACCTGGCCCGCCTGCCGGTGCCGTTCACCGTGGTCGGGGGTCCCGGTCTCCGCGAGGCGGTCGCGACCCTGGCCCGGCGCCTGGCCGACGCGGCCCGCTGA
- a CDS encoding peroxiredoxin, whose product MSLRLGDTAPDFTADSTHGPISFHEWKNGAWAVLFSHPADFTPVCTTELGRTAALSGEFAQRNAKPIAVSVDSVEDHQRWVPDIAEVGGVEVDFPIIADSDRAVAQAYDMIHPEEGDTSTVRSVFLVDPQDKVRLTITYPKSVGRNFTEILRALDALQTTDAGPFSTPAEWAPGDRVIVAPSISTEDARERFENVDEVRPYLRFADAPA is encoded by the coding sequence ATGTCTCTCCGTCTCGGCGACACCGCCCCCGACTTCACCGCCGACAGCACCCACGGTCCCATCTCGTTCCACGAGTGGAAGAACGGCGCGTGGGCGGTCCTCTTCAGCCACCCGGCGGACTTCACCCCGGTGTGCACCACCGAGCTCGGTCGCACCGCGGCCCTGTCGGGCGAGTTCGCCCAGCGCAACGCGAAGCCCATCGCGGTCTCGGTCGACTCGGTCGAGGACCACCAGCGGTGGGTGCCCGACATCGCCGAGGTCGGCGGGGTCGAGGTCGACTTCCCGATCATCGCCGACTCCGACCGCGCGGTCGCGCAGGCCTACGACATGATCCACCCCGAGGAGGGCGACACCTCCACGGTGCGCTCGGTCTTCCTGGTGGACCCGCAGGACAAGGTACGCCTGACGATCACCTACCCGAAGTCGGTGGGGCGCAACTTCACCGAGATCCTGCGAGCCCTCGATGCGCTGCAGACCACCGACGCGGGGCCGTTCTCGACCCCGGCCGAGTGGGCGCCTGGCGACCGCGTCATCGTCGCCCCCTCGATCTCCACCGAGGACGCGCGCGAGCGGTTCGAGAACGTCGACGAGGTGCGCCCCTACCTGCGCTTCGCGGACGCTCCGGCCTGA
- a CDS encoding metallophosphoesterase family protein, whose translation MSSPGTHVLLISDTHLPKRAKDLPAPLWEAVDAADLVVHAGDWVEPLALDALEARATRLLACWGNNDGAALRARLPEVARETVEGVRVAVVHETGGKERRGERMRAAHPDVDLLVFGHSHIPWDSTHEGLRLLNPGSPTDRRAQPDFTWMTLRLADGDVHDVVLHRLPPA comes from the coding sequence ATGAGCTCGCCCGGCACGCACGTCCTCCTGATCAGCGACACCCACCTCCCGAAGCGCGCCAAGGACCTCCCGGCTCCGCTCTGGGAGGCCGTCGACGCCGCCGACCTCGTGGTCCACGCGGGCGACTGGGTCGAGCCCCTGGCCCTCGATGCGCTGGAGGCCCGCGCGACCCGGCTGCTCGCGTGCTGGGGCAACAACGACGGGGCCGCACTGCGGGCCCGACTGCCCGAGGTGGCCCGCGAGACGGTCGAGGGAGTGCGGGTGGCGGTGGTGCACGAGACCGGCGGCAAGGAGCGCCGGGGCGAGCGGATGCGCGCCGCCCATCCCGACGTCGACCTGCTGGTGTTCGGGCACAGCCACATCCCGTGGGACTCCACGCACGAGGGGCTGCGCCTGCTCAACCCGGGCTCGCCCACCGACCGGCGGGCCCAGCCCGACTTCACCTGGATGACGCTGCGGCTCGCGGACGGCGACGTGCACGACGTGGTGCTGCACCGGCTGCCGCCGGCCTGA
- a CDS encoding DUF2256 domain-containing protein yields the protein MARMRRKGDLPTKVCATCRRPFTWRRKWAADWDEVRYCSQACRRARPDAAPPPGSSVLPE from the coding sequence ATGGCCCGGATGCGGCGCAAGGGCGACCTGCCCACCAAGGTCTGTGCGACCTGCCGGCGGCCCTTCACCTGGCGCAGGAAGTGGGCGGCCGACTGGGACGAGGTGCGCTACTGCTCGCAGGCCTGCCGACGGGCGCGCCCCGATGCCGCTCCGCCGCCGGGCTCCTCGGTCCTGCCAGAGTGA
- a CDS encoding hemerythrin domain-containing protein gives MAEHPEQAASEQRALALGAELRALHGRLRASLDDALAGVDPTAALLDVTAEPVNRCRAFCSVLAAHQRREDATLFPWLLAHRPDLAPVLTRLDEDHRLVAGLLGELTVALDAGAAPSVLVRHLEGLDAVMESHFRYEERELLPAIAHLIATAGAP, from the coding sequence GTGGCCGAGCATCCCGAGCAGGCGGCGTCCGAACAGCGCGCCCTCGCCCTGGGGGCCGAGCTGCGCGCGCTGCACGGGCGCCTCCGGGCCTCGCTCGACGACGCTCTCGCCGGCGTCGACCCCACCGCGGCCCTGCTCGACGTGACCGCCGAGCCGGTCAACCGGTGCCGCGCCTTCTGCTCGGTCCTGGCCGCCCACCAGCGCCGCGAGGACGCCACCCTCTTCCCGTGGCTGCTGGCTCACCGGCCCGACCTGGCCCCGGTGCTCACCCGCCTCGACGAGGACCACCGCCTGGTGGCCGGTCTGCTGGGCGAGCTGACGGTGGCTCTCGACGCCGGGGCGGCGCCGTCGGTCCTCGTGCGCCACCTCGAGGGGCTCGACGCCGTCATGGAGAGCCACTTCCGCTACGAGGAGCGCGAGCTGCTCCCGGCCATCGCCCACCTCATCGCAACCGCCGGGGCGCCCTGA
- a CDS encoding carbohydrate ABC transporter permease, with protein MRVSRGETAVNYVILAAFALFAVWPVLTVVVAALGPDDASGATAGGGVLGLHPENFVTAWDQGHFGSYLRTSVLVSGTVVVVSVVLSLLAGYALGTMRFRGSTAMFYLFLVGIMMPSEAVLVPLYYDLRALHLTDTIWAVLLPQIAQSVAFGTFWMRAWFRSSSRAIVEAARLDGASTWRILWQVLVPLARPAVVTLTVLTFMWTWNEFLVPLVMVVSESLRTAPLGLAFFQGQYTQGFTLLAAGACIVATPVVVLYLFLQRHFIAGMLEGAVRE; from the coding sequence ATGCGCGTCTCCCGCGGCGAGACGGCCGTCAACTACGTGATCCTCGCGGCCTTCGCCCTGTTCGCGGTCTGGCCGGTGCTCACCGTGGTGGTCGCGGCCCTGGGCCCCGACGACGCCTCGGGCGCCACCGCCGGCGGCGGCGTCCTGGGCCTGCACCCCGAGAACTTCGTGACGGCCTGGGACCAGGGGCACTTCGGCAGCTACCTGCGCACCAGCGTCCTGGTGTCGGGCACCGTCGTGGTCGTCAGCGTCGTCCTGTCGCTGCTCGCCGGGTACGCCCTCGGCACGATGCGCTTCCGCGGCTCGACGGCCATGTTCTACCTGTTCCTCGTCGGCATCATGATGCCCAGCGAGGCCGTGCTGGTGCCGCTCTACTACGACCTGCGCGCCCTGCACCTGACCGACACCATCTGGGCCGTGCTGCTGCCGCAGATCGCGCAGTCGGTGGCGTTCGGGACCTTCTGGATGCGCGCCTGGTTCCGCTCGTCGAGCCGGGCGATCGTCGAGGCGGCGCGTCTCGACGGCGCCTCCACCTGGCGCATCCTGTGGCAGGTGCTGGTGCCGCTGGCGCGCCCGGCCGTCGTCACGCTGACGGTGCTCACCTTCATGTGGACCTGGAACGAGTTCCTGGTCCCCCTCGTCATGGTCGTGTCCGAGTCGCTGCGCACCGCCCCGCTCGGGCTGGCGTTCTTCCAGGGGCAGTACACCCAGGGCTTCACCCTGCTGGCGGCCGGCGCGTGCATCGTCGCCACCCCGGTGGTCGTGCTCTACCTGTTCCTGCAGCGCCACTTCATCGCCGGGATGCTCGAAGGAGCGGTCCGGGAGTGA
- a CDS encoding carbohydrate ABC transporter permease — MTDTTTAARSRPSAPERARRRRGGGPPGEPRNVAWLYLLPALLVYAAFLLYPLGRAVQISLYDWNGNTLATWAGLDNYVEVVGDPALRASFGHALVLIVFYAVLPVLVGLVLAAILSRAEVRGLAFFRTVVFLPQVVAMVVIAVAWRRMYAPAGSVNDLLGAIGLGGLARGWLGDYTAALPAVGLIGTWFEIGLVTVLLLAGTGKIATELYEAARLDGAGPVREFLSITLPALRGEIAVALTLTVIAALRTFDLVYVTTRGGPGTSTSVPSYEVYNRAFQQGRVGSAAAIAVVLTILIFAISFGITRIADRDR, encoded by the coding sequence ATGACGGACACGACGACGGCGGCGCGCAGCCGCCCGAGCGCCCCGGAGCGGGCCCGGCGCCGACGCGGCGGCGGGCCCCCCGGGGAGCCTCGCAACGTCGCCTGGCTCTACCTGCTGCCGGCCCTGCTGGTGTACGCCGCGTTCCTCCTCTACCCGCTCGGGCGGGCCGTCCAGATCTCGCTGTACGACTGGAACGGCAACACCCTCGCCACCTGGGCCGGGCTCGACAACTACGTCGAGGTGGTGGGCGACCCGGCGCTGCGGGCGTCGTTCGGTCACGCGCTCGTCCTGATCGTGTTCTACGCCGTGCTCCCGGTGCTGGTCGGCCTGGTCCTGGCGGCGATCCTCAGCCGGGCCGAGGTCCGCGGGCTGGCCTTCTTCCGCACCGTCGTCTTCCTCCCCCAGGTCGTGGCGATGGTCGTCATCGCCGTGGCCTGGCGCCGGATGTACGCCCCCGCCGGCAGCGTCAACGACCTGCTCGGCGCCATCGGGCTCGGCGGCCTGGCCCGCGGCTGGCTCGGCGACTACACCGCGGCCCTGCCGGCGGTCGGTCTCATCGGCACCTGGTTCGAGATCGGGCTGGTCACCGTGCTGCTGCTGGCCGGCACCGGCAAGATCGCGACCGAGCTCTACGAGGCGGCCCGCCTCGACGGGGCCGGCCCGGTGCGCGAGTTCCTCAGCATCACCCTGCCCGCCCTGCGCGGTGAGATCGCGGTCGCGCTGACCCTCACCGTCATCGCCGCGCTGCGGACCTTCGACCTGGTCTACGTCACGACCCGTGGCGGCCCCGGCACCTCCACCTCGGTGCCGTCGTACGAGGTCTACAACCGGGCCTTCCAGCAGGGCCGGGTGGGGTCGGCGGCCGCCATCGCCGTGGTGCTGACGATCCTCATCTTCGCGATCTCGTTCGGCATCACCCGCATCGCGGACCGGGACCGCTGA
- a CDS encoding extracellular solute-binding protein — MRRRPTTHLIAAGMLGALALTACTPGSTTGTGATDQPSGAVETDPAAMGKVTLTVWDQEVRGGQAAQIEELNKEFQAKYPNITLKRVTRSFDDLKTTLGLALSGNNPPDVFQANNGRPDMGKFVQAGQLLPLDRYAEAYRWTERYPESVRKYSSYSSDGKTFGTGNLYGLPQVGEVVGIYANKAVLAKAGITDMPTTWADFEASLAKVKTAGQLPLVLGNLDKWPAIHVFGTVQAQTTPAEEIRTLGFGQKGGSWTTPENQKAAQTLVDWVDKGYFSPDVNGLGYDPAWQQFSKGTGAYLIAGTWLQADLGKAMGDDVTFVLPPPAGSTPVATGGTGIPWAVSSRTKHPDAAAAYIDFITDEHAMAVLAKTENLPVADTADQKAPSALGQDVFTAFGTAVKDDSLVPYLDYATPTMSDTLGAALQDLLAKKATPQQFLDTVQKDYGDFVAQNG, encoded by the coding sequence ATGAGGAGAAGACCCACCACCCACCTGATCGCCGCCGGGATGCTCGGGGCCCTGGCCCTGACCGCCTGCACGCCGGGGTCCACCACCGGCACCGGCGCCACCGACCAGCCCTCGGGGGCGGTCGAGACCGACCCCGCGGCGATGGGCAAGGTCACCCTGACGGTCTGGGACCAGGAGGTGCGTGGCGGCCAGGCGGCGCAGATCGAGGAGCTCAACAAGGAGTTCCAGGCGAAGTACCCGAACATCACCCTCAAGCGGGTCACCCGGTCCTTCGACGACCTCAAGACGACCCTGGGGCTGGCGCTCTCGGGCAACAACCCGCCCGACGTCTTCCAGGCCAACAACGGCCGCCCCGACATGGGCAAGTTCGTCCAGGCCGGCCAGCTGCTCCCCCTGGACCGCTACGCCGAGGCCTACCGCTGGACCGAGCGCTACCCCGAGTCGGTGCGCAAGTACTCGAGCTACTCCAGCGACGGCAAGACCTTCGGCACCGGCAACCTCTACGGCCTGCCGCAGGTCGGCGAGGTCGTCGGCATCTACGCGAACAAGGCCGTCCTGGCCAAGGCCGGGATCACCGACATGCCCACCACCTGGGCCGACTTCGAGGCCAGCCTCGCGAAGGTCAAGACCGCCGGCCAGCTGCCCCTGGTCCTGGGCAACCTCGACAAGTGGCCCGCCATCCACGTCTTCGGCACGGTGCAGGCCCAGACCACCCCGGCCGAGGAGATCCGCACCCTCGGCTTCGGGCAGAAGGGTGGCAGCTGGACCACCCCCGAGAACCAGAAGGCCGCCCAGACCCTCGTCGACTGGGTGGACAAGGGGTACTTCTCGCCCGACGTCAACGGCCTCGGCTACGACCCGGCCTGGCAGCAGTTCAGCAAGGGCACCGGCGCCTACCTCATCGCGGGCACCTGGCTGCAGGCCGACCTCGGCAAGGCCATGGGCGACGACGTGACCTTCGTGCTGCCGCCCCCGGCCGGCAGCACCCCGGTCGCCACCGGCGGCACCGGCATCCCGTGGGCGGTCTCGAGCCGCACCAAGCACCCCGACGCCGCCGCCGCGTACATCGACTTCATCACCGACGAGCACGCGATGGCCGTGCTGGCGAAGACCGAGAACCTCCCGGTCGCCGACACCGCCGACCAGAAGGCCCCGAGCGCCCTCGGGCAGGACGTCTTCACGGCGTTCGGCACCGCGGTCAAGGACGACTCGCTCGTGCCGTACCTCGACTACGCGACGCCGACGATGTCCGACACCCTCGGCGCGGCCCTGCAGGACCTCCTCGCGAAGAAGGCCACACCGCAGCAGTTCCTCGACACCGTGCAGAAGGACTACGGCGACTTCGTCGCGCAGAACGGATGA
- a CDS encoding PfkB family carbohydrate kinase, whose amino-acid sequence MLAVVTAAPPQEPPVPSQLFDPLAAARTPGEPEVDVFVWGTVFLDIIMTGLAALPEGGQEVWADGMGSCPGGIANLAVAARRLGLRTSLAAAFGDDAYGDFCWETLADDEHVDLSRSRRFEGWHSPVTVSMAVARDRGMVSHGHPAPVDADALIGDPPRSRAVITELAPDRPLTGLDGPTWVEKSRAQGALVFADVGWDPSGRWPREVLTQLSVVDAFLPNAVEAMAYTRTRTASEALYALADLVPLAVVTNGEEGALAIDSRTGEEAVVPAVRVDALDPTGAGDVFGAALVLGTVAGWPLSHRVSFASLCSALAVQHFGGSLAAPGWGDIADWWHHLRDSDSTDSYHRSLRRRYAFLDDLVPEVPVGAGRRATATIARHVDVEGYPSDTTLNRGAPA is encoded by the coding sequence ATGCTGGCCGTCGTCACCGCCGCCCCGCCCCAGGAGCCCCCTGTGCCCTCGCAGCTCTTCGACCCCCTCGCCGCCGCGCGCACGCCCGGCGAGCCCGAGGTCGACGTGTTCGTCTGGGGGACGGTCTTCCTCGACATCATCATGACCGGCCTGGCGGCGCTGCCCGAGGGCGGCCAGGAGGTCTGGGCCGACGGCATGGGCTCGTGCCCCGGCGGAATCGCCAACCTCGCCGTCGCCGCCCGTCGGCTGGGGCTGCGCACCTCGCTGGCCGCGGCCTTCGGTGACGACGCCTACGGCGACTTCTGCTGGGAGACCCTGGCCGACGACGAGCACGTCGACCTCAGCCGCTCACGCCGCTTCGAGGGCTGGCACTCGCCCGTCACGGTGTCGATGGCGGTGGCGCGCGACCGCGGGATGGTCAGCCACGGACATCCGGCCCCGGTCGACGCCGACGCGCTCATCGGCGACCCGCCCCGGTCGCGGGCCGTGATCACCGAGCTCGCGCCCGACCGGCCGCTCACCGGGCTCGACGGCCCGACCTGGGTCGAGAAGTCCCGCGCCCAGGGCGCCCTGGTGTTCGCCGACGTCGGCTGGGACCCGTCGGGGCGCTGGCCGCGCGAGGTCCTCACCCAGCTGTCGGTCGTCGACGCCTTCCTGCCCAACGCCGTCGAGGCGATGGCCTACACCCGCACCCGCACCGCCAGCGAGGCGCTGTACGCCCTGGCCGACCTGGTCCCGCTGGCCGTGGTCACCAACGGCGAGGAGGGCGCCCTGGCCATCGACTCCCGCACCGGCGAGGAGGCCGTGGTCCCCGCCGTGCGCGTCGACGCCCTCGACCCCACCGGGGCCGGCGACGTGTTCGGCGCCGCGCTCGTGCTCGGCACGGTCGCCGGCTGGCCGCTCTCGCACCGGGTCTCGTTCGCGTCGCTGTGCTCGGCACTGGCCGTGCAGCACTTCGGAGGGTCCCTGGCCGCCCCGGGCTGGGGTGACATCGCCGACTGGTGGCACCACCTGCGCGACTCCGACAGCACCGACAGCTACCACCGCTCGCTGCGCCGGCGCTACGCCTTCCTCGACGACCTCGTCCCCGAGGTCCCCGTCGGGGCCGGGCGCCGAGCCACCGCCACCATCGCCCGCCACGTCGACGTCGAGGGGTACCCCTCCGACACCACGCTGAACCGAGGAGCACCCGCATGA
- a CDS encoding DeoR/GlpR family DNA-binding transcription regulator, which produces MRVARHRSIVGRVHAQGTATTDELAALCGVSLATTRRDLIELERLGALRRVHGGAVPAGDADAVRGFAEVAATHAADKHAVARRAAAMVHDGDCVVLDIGTTTRLLAAELRGRPVTVVTASLAVLDVLRDDDAVELILLGGVVRRTYHSLVGSLTEDAVRQVGGSHVFLGASGVRPDGTVLDTTAVEVPVKRALLQAARTSVLLVDRHKLPGTGSLRVCEAGAVDVLLTNDGADPATLAACRAAGTEVVLA; this is translated from the coding sequence ATGCGCGTGGCCCGGCATCGTTCGATCGTCGGTCGTGTCCATGCCCAGGGCACGGCGACGACCGACGAGCTCGCGGCCCTGTGCGGGGTCAGCCTCGCCACCACCCGCCGCGACCTGATCGAGCTCGAGCGCCTCGGTGCCCTGCGGCGGGTCCACGGGGGAGCGGTGCCCGCGGGGGACGCCGACGCCGTGCGCGGCTTCGCCGAGGTGGCCGCCACCCACGCCGCCGACAAGCACGCCGTCGCCCGACGGGCCGCGGCGATGGTGCACGACGGCGACTGCGTCGTCCTCGACATCGGCACCACCACCAGGCTGCTCGCCGCCGAGCTGCGGGGCCGGCCCGTCACCGTCGTCACCGCGAGCCTGGCCGTGCTCGACGTGCTGCGCGACGACGACGCCGTCGAGCTCATCCTGCTCGGTGGGGTGGTGCGGCGCACCTACCACTCGCTGGTGGGCTCGCTCACCGAGGACGCCGTGCGCCAGGTCGGCGGCAGCCACGTGTTCCTCGGCGCCAGCGGCGTGCGCCCCGACGGCACCGTGCTCGACACCACCGCCGTCGAGGTCCCGGTCAAACGCGCGCTGCTGCAGGCCGCGCGCACCTCGGTGCTGCTCGTCGACCGCCACAAGCTCCCCGGCACCGGGTCGCTGCGGGTCTGCGAGGCCGGGGCGGTCGACGTCCTGCTGACCAACGACGGTGCCGACCCCGCCACCCTCGCGGCCTGCCGGGCCGCGGGCACCGAGGTGGTCCTGGCATGA
- a CDS encoding 6-phospho-beta-glucosidase gives MRLAMLGGGGFRTPLVYGALLTDTHPRRVDEVWLHDVDAARLAAISGVLAEMAQGHDDPPVVHTTTELDTALEGSDFVFSAIRVGGLEGRTADERVALDLGLLGQETTGPGGLAYGLRTVPVARHVAERVAAVAPGAWVINFTNPAGMITEAMQAVLGDRVVGICDSPIALARRAARTLGLDPDRTVVDYVGLNHLGWLRGLHHDGRDVLPDLLADDARLLSMEEGQLFGLDWVRTLGMLPNEYLYYYYFTRDAVRSITAADHTRGEYLLAQQRGFYDGLAGGAVAGALAEWDRVRLERNATYMKEARGEDEERADDDVQGGGYEGVALAIMAAISRGEPASLILNVRNRGTVVGLPDDAVVEVPCTVDASGPHPLPAAPLTGHPLGLVQQVKAVDRLVIEASLTGSPTRAVEAFALHPLVDSVTVARELLAGYRARIPAVDAVFRR, from the coding sequence ATGAGGCTCGCGATGCTCGGGGGCGGCGGCTTCCGCACCCCACTGGTGTACGGCGCGCTGCTCACCGACACCCACCCGCGCCGGGTCGACGAGGTCTGGCTGCACGACGTCGACGCCGCTCGTCTCGCCGCCATCTCGGGGGTCCTGGCCGAGATGGCGCAGGGGCACGACGACCCACCCGTCGTCCACACGACCACCGAGCTCGACACCGCGCTCGAGGGCTCCGACTTCGTCTTCTCCGCCATCCGGGTCGGGGGTCTCGAGGGACGCACCGCCGACGAGCGGGTGGCCCTCGACCTCGGGCTGCTGGGCCAGGAGACCACCGGCCCGGGCGGCCTCGCCTACGGGCTGCGCACGGTGCCGGTGGCCCGCCACGTGGCGGAGCGGGTGGCGGCGGTCGCGCCGGGCGCCTGGGTCATCAACTTCACCAACCCCGCCGGGATGATCACCGAGGCCATGCAGGCCGTCCTCGGCGACCGCGTGGTCGGCATCTGTGACAGCCCGATCGCCCTCGCGCGCAGGGCGGCCCGCACGCTGGGGCTCGACCCCGACCGGACCGTGGTCGACTACGTGGGGCTGAACCACCTCGGCTGGCTGCGCGGGCTGCACCACGACGGGCGCGACGTGCTGCCCGACCTGCTCGCCGACGACGCACGCCTGCTCTCGATGGAGGAGGGGCAGCTCTTCGGCCTCGACTGGGTGCGCACCCTGGGGATGCTGCCCAACGAGTACCTCTACTACTACTACTTCACCCGCGACGCCGTGCGCTCCATCACCGCCGCCGACCACACCCGGGGCGAGTACCTGCTGGCGCAGCAGCGTGGGTTCTACGACGGGCTGGCGGGGGGCGCCGTCGCCGGCGCACTGGCCGAGTGGGACCGGGTCCGCCTCGAGCGCAACGCCACCTACATGAAGGAGGCCCGCGGCGAGGACGAGGAGCGGGCCGACGACGACGTGCAGGGCGGCGGCTACGAGGGCGTGGCGCTCGCCATCATGGCCGCGATCTCGCGGGGCGAGCCGGCCTCCCTGATCCTCAACGTGCGCAACCGGGGCACGGTCGTCGGGCTGCCCGACGACGCCGTGGTCGAGGTGCCCTGCACGGTCGACGCCTCCGGCCCGCACCCGCTGCCGGCCGCGCCCCTCACCGGGCACCCCCTCGGGCTCGTGCAGCAGGTCAAGGCGGTCGACCGGCTGGTCATCGAGGCCTCGCTCACCGGGTCGCCCACGCGAGCGGTCGAGGCCTTCGCGCTGCACCCCCTGGTCGACTCCGTCACCGTCGCCCGCGAGCTGCTCGCGGGGTACCGTGCCCGCATCCCGGCCGTCGACGCCGTCTTCCGGAGGTGA
- a CDS encoding GNAT family N-acetyltransferase codes for MSDVEIVEDQHAWLARIDGHVAGELVWRESHDGSAVVLVHTQVAEGFEGRGVGGALVRAAVDRLAADGRTVRPDCPFARAWLQRHPDHPVQVLDRA; via the coding sequence GTGTCGGACGTCGAGATCGTCGAGGACCAGCACGCATGGCTGGCCCGCATCGACGGGCACGTGGCCGGCGAGCTGGTGTGGCGCGAGAGCCACGACGGGTCCGCCGTCGTCCTCGTGCACACGCAGGTGGCCGAGGGCTTCGAGGGGCGCGGCGTCGGGGGCGCCCTCGTGCGGGCCGCCGTCGACCGGCTGGCCGCCGACGGGCGCACGGTCCGCCCCGACTGCCCCTTCGCCCGGGCGTGGCTCCAGCGTCACCCCGACCATCCGGTGCAGGTCCTCGACCGGGCCTGA
- a CDS encoding OsmC family protein translates to MDRTDLRRLQAPLRERYTADPAAAVTPLDATADFRDDGVTCTVDGFAGPVRAGLHAATGGDGSDACSGDMLLEALLACAGVTLRSVATSMGLTVEEAHGVAESTFDARGTLGIDRSAPVGVGPVTVTFTLTTDADDAALERLATSTERYCVVGQSLREAPRVVVRRA, encoded by the coding sequence ATGGACCGCACCGACCTCCGCCGCCTCCAGGCCCCGCTCCGCGAGCGCTACACCGCCGACCCCGCCGCGGCCGTGACCCCGCTGGACGCCACCGCGGACTTCCGCGACGACGGGGTCACGTGCACCGTCGACGGCTTCGCGGGCCCGGTGCGGGCCGGGCTGCACGCGGCGACCGGCGGTGACGGCTCCGACGCGTGCAGCGGTGACATGCTGCTCGAGGCGCTGCTGGCCTGCGCCGGCGTCACGCTGCGCAGTGTCGCGACGTCGATGGGGCTGACCGTCGAGGAGGCCCACGGCGTGGCCGAGAGCACCTTCGACGCTCGCGGGACGCTCGGCATCGACCGGTCGGCGCCCGTGGGGGTCGGGCCGGTGACGGTGACCTTCACGCTCACCACCGACGCCGACGACGCCGCCCTCGAGCGGCTCGCGACCTCGACCGAGCGGTACTGCGTCGTGGGCCAGAGCCTGCGGGAGGCTCCGCGCGTGGTGGTCCGCCGGGCATAG